The following nucleotide sequence is from Barnesiella propionica.
AGATGAACCAAGGTATTGAGATTTTACCCGACTTTTCTTTGAACAGGAATGTCGTGATGATAGCCATAGGGATGATCCATAATGCCCGGGTCAGTTTGACCAGAGTGGCTATTTCAAGGGCTTTGCTGCCGTAGGCCGCTCCGGCCCCTACAACCGAGCTGGTATCATGTATGGCGATAGCGGCCCACATTCCGAATTGCTCCTGGGTCATTTCCAGCCAATGGCCTATCGGTGGGAATATGAACAAAGCTATTGCGTTAAGAATGAATACAGTACCCAATGCTACAGACATTTGGTTACTATCAGCTTTAAGTACTGGAGCTACGGCCGCGATAGCACTGCCACCGCAAATGGCCGTTCCCGATGAGATAAGATATGATGTCTTTTTGTTTACTTGCAGTTTCCGTCCTATAAGAAACCCCAGGATCATAACCATAGCTACGGAAATGATGGTGAACATCATACCTTCTTTTCCCGCTTTGAGAGATTCGTGTAAGTTCATTCCGAATCCTAATCCTACGACAGATATCTGTAATAGATATTTAGAACATTTTTTGCTGAATTTAGGAAAGGGCTGACCGGCTGTGAGAGCGAAAGCAAGACCGGCAAATAATGCTACGGCCGGGGATACACCGGGAATTAAAGTCAGCAATAATAAGATAATAAAGATGATACGATTGTTTTTTTGCAGGAACGTCAAAAGAGGTTTCATTTTTTCTTATTTTTATTTTCGGATGCAAAAGTAACAAGAGATAATAATATATCCTTATCAATAATAGATATGTATCATAACTAAAAGTTATAATATTTAAAACTGCTTTGTTACATAACGGATAAAATCTTTTTCCAGCCCGTTGCCTTCCCCTTGCTTTTGTACGAAACAAAACATCCGTTCGCAAGAAAAATCCTCTATATCTATAATTCTTAATTTGCCGGTTGTAAGCTCATTCATCACTGCTTGGATAGAGATTATTCCCAGGCAGTCGGTATTTTCTATAAAGCGTTTTATACTTTCGGTGCTTCCCAGTTGCATGACGATTTGAAGAGAAGATAGCTTGATATGGTGCTCGTTTAAAGAATTCTCAAGAACTTCCAGGCTTCCCGAACCTGCTTCCCGAAGTACTATAGGCAATTTTTGAAGTTCGCTTAATGTTATTTCATCCAGTTCGGCCAATTTCCCGGATGTACGCGTTACCAGTACCAATTCATCTTTCATGAACGGAGTATAGTGCAGGTGAGACTGGCGGCTGTAGCCTTCGACCAATCCGAGGTCTATCCTGTGTTCGTCCAATGCTTTTTCAATTTCTCGTGTATTTCCGTTAACGAGAGAGAGTTTGATATGCTTGAATTTTTGTATAAAAGAAGCCAAGTAACCGGGCAGTACGTATTGTGCGATAGTGGTACTCGCTCCCAGTCTCAACTCTCCCATATGGCGTTCGCTCAATAAATTCATTTCAAAATCAAGTTGCCGGTATTGTCCCAGGATTTTTTCAGCATGGCTTAACAGTAGTTCTCCATCGGCTGTAAGTGAAATATGGGTTCCTTTGCGTTCGAAAAGACGTATTTTATATTCAGCTTCCAGTTCTTGTATATGTTTACTGATTGCCGGCTGGCTTATAAATAATTCTTTTGAAGCTTTTGTGAAACTCAGGTTCCGGGCTACACTGCAAAAGACTTTCAGTCTGAAGTCGATCATATGTGCAATATTATTATATTCTTTTATTCATTCCATATGTTCCAGGCAGCGAATGCCTGAAGAAGGAGCATTTCCAGTCCGTTCTTTGCTTCTGCTCCATATTGCTTTGCCTTTTTCATGAAAAGCGTTTCGTCCGGATTGTAAATCAGGTCGTAACACAAATGTTGGCTGTTCATTAAATGATAAGGGATGTCAGGACAATTGTCTTCATGCGGGTACATACCTACCGGAGTGGTATTAATAATTATTTTATGCGTGTCCATGATGTCTGGTGTCAATTCCGCGTAAGTCAGGCGGCCGGGTGTGGCTGTTCGGGAAACGTATGTAGGTTCTATTTTTAAAGATTCCAGCCCGCAAAATACGGCTTTGGCGGCGCCTCCGGTTCCTAATACCAGCGCCTTATTCCGCTCCGGCGTGAGTAGCGGACTTATAGAGTCGGTAAAACCTACGACATCGGAGTTATAGCCTTTTAATGTGAGCCTTCCTTTCGAACGGATGAATTTTATTACATTTACCGCTCCGATACGGGCGGCCGTTTCATCCATTTCATCCATATAGGCGATGACTTTTTCCTTGTATGGAATGGTGACGTTCATTCCTGCAAGTCCAGGGTTTGTGTCTATAATTCTTTTTAATTCTTCAATTCGGGGAATTTCGAAGTTTATATATTCGGCATTTATTTTTTCCATCTCGAACTTCTCATTGAAATATGATTTCGAAAAAGAATGAATGAGCGGGTAGCCGATTAGCCCGTAGATCTGTTTCATAATTTAAAACCTTAAAATTATCCTTTGTACTTCGATTGTTTTAAAACGGTATTTGCCATGTCTTGCCGGATGATGTCTGTAATATTTGCTTCCGGTACATTCCTGAGATATGCTTTCACCAACTGGTACCCGATCCATCGGCCGGTTCTTCCGGGAGATTCAGCCGTTAAAGGGGAAGTAAAAGGAGCCGGGTTCAAATATTTGTTTTGTAAAAGCATATCGCCCGAGAACAGATGTTTTTCACTTACCATTTTGTTCCATATTTTAGATTCATTTTTCCGGCACCAGTCCAGTTGCTCTTGACTGAAACCGAGAAGATCTTCTTCCTTTTTATCGGGGAATATCTGTTCAAGCAGGTATATCACAGCACCTTCATAAACAATATGGTCCAGTAGGGTGGCATTTTCTTTCCGGAAAGGTTCTTCGGTATAAATAACAGCTGATATTATATCCAGAGGAATTTGACGCCGTATTTTACTTTTTAGCTCGTAATCATAAAAGAGGCCTTTATATAACCGATAATCACTTCCAAGGTAATTGTCTATGGATACGGAAATAAGGCTGTCTGCGATGATAACAGGAACACCCAGACCTGATACATGCGATAGAATCCGGGGGACTTTGTATTCCGGGAAGAAAGCTCCGTATCGTCCGAAAGCTTCGGATAAATTATTCTCCAGGTCCGACATATCCGAGTATTCATCCTCACAGTCGGCGTATAGTACCTTAACAGCCGTATCGCTGACGAATCGTTTTAACCCGGGAAGGTATCCTGGGGCAGTTTCCGGAGAAAGTTTTAATATGGATTGACAATACAAGGAAAAAAAAGGTGAATATTTTTTTCTGAAATTATCCCGGAATACGGAATCTTCTGAAGATACATATTCAGGCAGATGCCGGTCAAAACGTTCAATATGGATGGGAAGTATTTGTGTTGTTATGATTTTTCGCTTGCTGTCTTTACAGGCGGTAGCGATAAATATAATACTGATGGTTAAAATACCGGTTTTTAATTTTCTGTACAGGATCTTACTCATTTGCTTTCGAGATTTTTTTCAGTGATGCAAAAATAAAAGATTTATTCTTAAATGACCGGCTCCGGCTCCTATACTTTGTTAATATGTGTCCAGAAATAAAAATGAGATTGAAATCCTCTTAAATTTCTTCATATTTTGTACCTTTGTAAGATATTTTTGATTAAGCATGTTTTTATTTGAAGTAATCTGCATTTACAGTATTTTGTTGAATAAATAACATGTAATTGTATGAAAGTAGTATCGTATATTGAGAGATGAATATTACAAAGATAATAGGTAAAGTCGCTATCCTGACCATGATTATGATATGTGCATTTCCTGCCGGTTATGCCAAAGATTTTGTTTTGGTAATAGATGCAGGACATGGAGGACATGATTCCGGCGCAATAGGGGCTCACGCTAAAGAAAAGAATATTAACCTGGGAGTTGCTCTTAAGCTGGGTAAAATGGTGAAAGAGAATATTCCTGGTGTAAAAGTAGTCTATACCCGTAAGAACGATACATTTCTTACCTTGCAGGAACGGGCTGATGTAGCGAATAAAGCCGGAGGAGATTTGTTCATTTCTATTCATACCAATTCGGTGGACCGTAAATCTCCCAACCGCAAATCGGTGAACGGTGCATCTACCTATACGTTAGGGCTCCATCGTACCCGGGAGAATCTGGAAGTCGCTAAAAGGGAAAACTCCGTTATATTATTGGAAAAAGATTTTTCTACCCGTTATGAAGGTTTCGATCCTAATTCGTCCGAGTCTTATATTATTTTTGAATTTCAGCAGGATAAGCATATGGAACAAAGCGTGAATTTCGCATCTGATATACAACGTCAATTTAGATCGGTTGCCGGACGTGCGGATAAGGGTGTGAGACAAGCGGGATTCTGGGTGCTGGCTAAAACCAGTATGCCGTCGGTGTTGGTTGAGCTTGATTTTATTTGTAATCCTAAGGTTGAGAATTTTCTTTCTTCGGAAGAAGGCCAGCGTAAAATGGCAAAATCTATATATAACGCTTTTGTGGCGTTTAAGTCCGACTACGACAGAAAACAAAATTCTAATCGGTCTAAAGCGGAGAATACCCGGGAAAACCTTCCGGTGGAGCAGGTAGTGGAATTACCGGAAGAAAAAAATAAGAATGTTTCGCAGAAACAAGTAACGGACAATGAACAAAAGAGCGCGGTTAACAATACCGGGAAAACAGTGTATAAGATACAGCTGTTAACTTCGCCTAAAAAGTTACCTTTGAGTTCTTCTCATTTCAAAGGTCTCTCTTCCAAATCGATCGATTATTACTATGAGAATAATCTTTATAAGTATACGTATGGAGAATTTACCAGTCAGGCAGAGATAAGACGGGAATTTTCTAAGATAAAGAAGACTTTTAAAGATGCTTTTATTGTTTCTTTTAAGGATGGTAAAAGAGTAAAGTAATTTGGATGCAGAATTTATTTAGATAGATCATATAAACAAATAAAAATGAAGAAACTATTTACGAAAGAGGTGGTTATTGCCCTTTCGGTTATCGTAAGTGTAGCGATTTTAGTGACCGGGATAAATTATCTTAAAGGTGTAAATATACTTAAGCCTACTAATTATTATAATATACAATATCATAATGTAACCGGTCTTACGGTTTCTACCCCTGTGCTGATCGACGGATTTAAAGTCGGTTTGGTACGGGAAATCGTATATGACTATGAAAAACCCGGTAATATCAATGTAGAAATTGATCTGGATAAAAAATTGAAAATTCCCGAAGGAAGTAAAGCCATTATTGAGGTCGATATGTTAGGTACGGCTTCTATCGTATTGAAATTAAATAAATATGTGAGTGAATATCACAAAGTAGGGGATTATTTAGAAGGAGAAGTAAATCAGGGTCTGATGGGGAAATTACAGAACGACATTATACCCCAGGCCGCTAATTTGTTGCCTAAGCTGGACAGTATTCTCGTATGCGTGCAAGCTATCGTTTCAAATCCGGCCCTCGGTTCTTCTATTACCCGTTTGGACCGGATGACGGCAGAGTTGGAATCATCTTCGATACAATTGTCCCGGATGATGAAAAAAGATATTCCCGTAATATTAGGAAATGTATCGGAAATATCTTCCAATGTAAATACTTTAACTGGCGATTTACAGGAGTTACCTCTGAAAAGTACGATGAATTCGGTAAATGAAACGGCAGAAAACCTTAAGTTCATAACGGGACAATTACGGGCTACGGACAATACGGTGGGACTTCTTATCAATGACCGTTCTTTATATGACCGCTTGAACAGTACGGTAGGAAATGCCGATTCTTTATTGGTGGATTTGAGGTTACATCCGAAACGTTATGTGCATTTCTCAGTATTTGGTAGAAAATAAGAATAAATTTTATTATTTAGAATCAGTATAAATAAACTTGCAAGGGGCGTTTTTTTTATTAAAGACGATAAAGAGCTTTAATATACATCTTTTTATGCTTGGTGCCCAGTTATATGTATGTCGCTTATTGAATTTATATTTTTTGTAAGTATTTGATATATAGCATAGTAATGAATAAAAACATTCTGTTTGAATCTAATTTCGTAAGAGTGACATAAATAATTGTAAAACAAACAGTTGTAATATCTTTGTAAAATGCAAAAAAAAAACCGTTTGTTTTTGAAAAAAATAAGTTGAAATTTTGTATTCCGAATAATTTTTTTGATAGAAGATTTTTAGAGATGAGTTCAGATTATGTCACACTTTGGGACCGCTGTTTGAGCATTATAAAAGATAATGTGCAAGAGGCTAATTTTGATAAATGGTTTAAGCCGATTGTACCATTGAGTCTTGATAATAATGTATTGAATATTCAGGTGCCATCTTACTTTTTTGTCGAGAGACTGGAAGGTGCATATTTACCATTGCTTAAAAGTACGCTTTGTCGTGTATTTGGCAATGGTATAAAGCTTCGATATACCGCATTGGTTATTGAAAAGCCTAAGGCTACCGTAACTCAGGATAGCACGAATCATTCGATCCGTATTGAGCAACAGAGAAAAAAAACTGATGCGCAGCCTTCTGTTACAGTTGCCGATCCTTTTCGGCAGCCGGAATATTGTGATCTGGACCCTCAGTTAAATCCGGTCTATACGTTCGATAGTTATTATTCAGGCGAAAGTAATAAGCTGGCTCGTACGGCAGCCGAGTCTATAGCTTCCGATCCCGGAAATACACCTTTTAACCCTTTGTTTTTATTTGGAGAATCGGGGGTGGGAAAAACCCATTTAATACAGGCTATCGGGATTAAAATAAAAGAAAACAATCCGCGCGCCCGTGTATTATATATATCTTCTCATCTTTTTCTGGTACAATATACCAATGCCGTGCGTAATAATACGGTAAACGATTTTATTAATTTCTATCAAAGCATCGATGTATTATTGATGGATGATATTCAGGAGTTTGCCGGAAAGCAAGGTACACAAAATACATTCTTCCATATATTTAATCATCTTCATCAAAATAAGAAACAGTTGGTACTGACCTCAGACCGTCCCCCTGTGGAACTGGACGGAATGTTGCCTCGTTTGCTGACCCGTTTTAAATGGGGATTAACGGCCAAAGTGGAACGTCCGGATTATGAACTTCGCAGGAATATCCTGATGAATAAGGTAGTACACGACGGTCTGGCCATTCCGGAGCCGGTTATTGATTATATTGCACGTAACGTAACGGATAATGTACGTGACTTGGAAGGTATTATAGTTTCTCTTATGGCTCATGCTACTATATTTAACCGCGAGGTCGATATCGATCTGGCCGACCGGGTACTGAGTAATAGCGTGAAAATCGAGAAAAAGCAGATAACTGCTGAGTCTATAAAAGATACGGTTTGCGGGTATTTTAATATAGAACCGCGTCTTTTGCAGGCTAAGTCAAGAAAAAGCGAAATCGTGCAAGCTCGTCATATATCTATGTTTCTGGCTAAAAAATATACCGAACTGTCATTGGCTTGTATTGGAGATGTTATAGGAAAACGCGACCATGCTACTGTATTACATGCCTGTAAGACCATCGGAGAGCGTATGGCGGTGGATAAATCTTTAAAGGCGGCACTGGGTGAAATAGAAGAACTGTTACAAAAATAGATGATTAGCGAAATAAAAAAGGAGCTTGCATAAAGCTCCTTTTTTATAAATGTAATATTTCAGAATTCGAATCCTTGCTTTTTTATGAGGTCAAGCAGCACTTTAGAATAAATTTCGTTATTTTCTTTCGTATATCGTATATCAGTGAAAATCTGGGCGAGTGTTTCTTTTTGATTTTCAATTATATACTGTTTGTTTGCCGGATCTGATTCTTTCTCGAGGTAAAGGCGGTCTATATCATCCTTACTATAGTCTGAGTAGGTTTCGTAATGTACGATAGCTTCTAAAGGCAGACGTTCTGTTTGTTCCGGTATATCTTCCGGGTATCCTACCGTAAGAGTGGTTATAGGTATTACATACCGGGGGAGGTTCAATATTTCCACGATTTGTGGTGCGTTGTAGGTCGTAGTTCCCAGATAACAACATCCCAATCCTACCGCTTCGGCCGCCGTATTGAATTGTTGTGTTACGATGACTGCATCTAAAGCGGCCGTTACAAATGACTGGAAATTTTCATATCCGGGATTAGCATTCCTGTATCTACACCATTTTATAAAACGGTTGAAATCTGCACAAAAAGTAAGAACTACAGGTGCTTGTGTGACAGTAGGTTGATTAAAATGAGCTGGTGCCAGTTTTTTCTTGTTATCGGTATCTCGTGTTATTACGACGCTATATACCTGCATATTTCCCGTAGTAGGAGCTCTGAAGGAGATTTCAAGAAGTTCGTTCAGTAATTCGTCACTGATGTCTCTATTGCTGTATTTGCGTATTGTTCTTCTGTTTTTTAAAGTGTCTAACATAACTTGTTAATTAAGAATGATTGATACAAAAGTAATGATTATATGAACGAATTAAAAGAGAAAAGAAGAATATCAAATATTTTTTTTGTAAATCGCTTACGTCTGAAAATCATTCGTATAATAAATTATGTTGTTTGTATGGTTATTGAAAAAAATATTTTGGGAAACTTTTTTGATGTATATTTAATTTAATATACTGATAATCAGGATGTGGTTTGGCGTTTTTGGGAAACTTTCTTTTTTGATTAAAATAATGAATGATATATTTGTGTAAATAAAATGTTTTATATAAACTTGCATTGTAAATCTTATATCAAAAATCTATTCGGAATTTTCGTCTGTTTTGATGAGTATAGTACTTAAATTTTTTTAAAAGTGAAATCTACAGTTTACACTTACGATGAAGCATTGGCCGCTTCATTGGAGTATTTTAAGGGCGACGAGCTGGCTGCTCGTGTATGGGTAAATAAGTACGCTCTTAAAGATTCGTATGGAAATATCTACGAAAAAACACCCGATGACATGCATTGGCGTTTAGCCAGTGAAGTAGCTCGTATGGAGAGCAAATATCCGAATCCGTTATCGGCTCAGGAGTTGTTTGATCTTATGGCCCGGTTTAAATATATCGTGCCTCAGGGTAGTCCGATGAGCGGTATAGGTAATAATTATCAGGTAGGGTCCTTATCCAATTGTTTTGTAATAGGGTTGGACGGGGCTCCTGACTCGTACGGCGGGATTATTAAAATAGACGAAGAACAGGTACAACTGATGAAGCGTCGGGGAGGTGTAGGTCATGATCTTTCACATATTCGTCCTAAAGGCACTCCGGTGAAAAATTCTGCATTGACCTCTACCGGTTTGGTTCCTTTTATGGAGCGTTATTCCAATTCTACCCGTGAGGTGGCTCAGGATGGGCGCCGGGGGGCATTGATGCTTTCTGTATCTATAAAACACCCTGATTCGGAGGCTTTTATCGATGCTAAGATGACCGAGGGAAAAGTAACGGGTGCAAATGTTTCCGTAAAGATACATGATGATTTCATGAAAGCTGCGATAGCAGGAGAGCCTTATACACAACAATATCCTATAGATGCGAAAGAACCGGGAACGACGAAAACTGTAGATGCCCAGGCTATCTGGAAAAAGATAGTACATAATGCCTGGAAGTCTGCAGAACCGGGCGTACTTTTCTGGGATACGATAACCCGGGAATCTGTTCCCGACTGTTATGCCGATTTAGGATTCAAGACTGTTTCGACCAATCCCTGTGGAGAAATACCTTTGTGCCCTTATGACAGTTGCCGGTTACTGGCTGTGAACCTATATGCTTATGTAGTTAATCCGTTTACACCGGAAGCCTATTTCGATTTCGAGCTTTTCAAGAAACATATTGCTCTGGCTCAGCGTATCATGGACGATATTATCGATCTTGAAATGGAAAAGATAGATAAAATTATCGCCAAAATAGCATCGGATCCGGAGACTGCCGAAGTGAAAGAAACAGAACTTCACTTGTGGAATAAGATACGTACAAAGACGCTCAAAGGACGCAGGACCGGGGTAGGAACAACAGCCGAGGGAGATATGATAGCCGCATTGGGATTGCGGTATGGTACCGAAGAGGCAACCGATTTCTCGGAAAAGGTACATAAAATATTGGCATTGGCCGCCTACCGTTCTTCTGTAGATATGGCTCGTGAACGTGGCTCATTCGAAATATATGATGCAAAAAGGGAAGAAAATAATCCCTTTATATCCCGTTTACGCGAAGCCGATCCTGATTTATATGAGGATATGGTAAAATATGGACGCCGTAACATTGCTTGTCTGACAATTGCGCCAACGGGAACAACCAGCTTGATGACACAAACAACTTCCGGTATAGAGCCGGTATTTATGCCGGTATATCGCCGCCGCCGTAAAGTGAATCCGAATGATCCTCAGGTTCGCATCGATTTTGTGGACGAGTCGGGAGATGCCTATGAAGAATATGTGGTATATCACCATAAATTCGTTACCTGGATGGAAAATGCCGGAATAGAAGTACGTTCTGATTACAGCCAGGAAGAAATTGATAAACTGGTGGAGAAGTCTCCTTATTATAAAGCAACCTCCAATGATGTGGACTGGATGCAGAAAGTCCGTATGCAGGGACGGGTACAAAAATGGGTCGACCACTCTATTAGTGTAACGATTAACTTACCTGCCGATGTGACCGAAGAATTGGTCGGTAATCTTTATGTGGAAGCCTGGAAATCGGGATGTAAAGGATGTACGGTATACCGTGACGGTTCCCGTTCCGGTGTGCTTATTGCAGCAAAGAAAGAAGAAAAGAAACCGGTCGTTGCTCCCGAAGAGATCAAACGTCCTATTGAGCTGGAAGCAGATGTCGTACGTTTCCAGAATAATAAAGAAAAGTGGATCGCTTTCGTGGGGTTGAAAGATAACAAACCTTATGAAATATTTACCGGACTTGCCGATGACGAGGATGGTATATTTTGTCCTAAGAATGTGGTGAAGGGAAAGATCATCAAAGCTGTAGACGAGGATGGTACAAAACGTTATGACTTTCAGTTTATTAATAAGAGAGGATATAAAACAACGATTGAAGGGCTGTCCGATAAGTTCAATCCCGAGTACTGGAACTATGCCAAATTGATTTCTGGAGTGTTGAGATACGGTATGCCTATCGACCAGGTTCTCAAATTAATTTCCAGTCTGGAACTCGACAGCCAGTCTATTAATAGCTGGAAAAACGGTGTAGAGCGTGCCTTGAAAAAATATTTGCCGAACGGGACTAAGGCGAACGGTCAGACATGTCCTCATTGCGGACAGGAAACACTCGTTTATCAGGAAGGTTGTCTTATATGCACTTCATGCGGGACTTCCAAATGCGGATAATAAATATACCCGGATATTGAGTAACAAGAGCGGAACCTTATGGTACCCGCTCTTGTTATTTTATTGTATTTTCTCCGGTCGTATGAATTATAATGTTTTTTAAGTTGTGTTTTATGCCCGGATGTTGTATTTTTATATGCACATGAGTGCCTTGTCAATATAGTAAAAAACGAATAGTATATGAGAATAATTTTCAATATCGAATACAGGACTGTATGGGGAGAAACGCTTTGCATTTCGGGGGATATACCCGGGTTGGGAAGCAGCTCTGCCGAGAGTGCCGTCGAGATGACCTGTGAAGGAGAAGGACATTGGTCGTATATTCTGGATATTCCGGATAACCAGGGATCGTTTCGTTATCGTTATCTGGTAAAACATAACGGATATGTAAGTCAGACAGAGTGGGGGTCTTCCCGCACTTATATGCCCGAACCGGGCGTGGAGGTCAGTCATGTTTATGATTCGTGGTCGTCCATGCCATATAATAAGTCTTTTTATTCATCCGCATTTACCGATGGTATCTTTTTGAGAGAGTTTGCCGATAAAAAGGCGGTTAAATCCTGTCGTGGGACAATTACCCTTCGTGTAGCAGCTCCTATGATTCAGGCCGATGAAGTCCTGGCGATTACCGGAAACCTGAAAACTTTGGGAAACTGGAATATTTCTGATGCGTTATTGTTGAATGATAAGGATTTTCCTGAATGGAGTATTGTTTTAGACGCGTCGAATCTTTCCTATCCTTTCGAATATAAGTTCGTTATCCTGAAAAAAAGTTCGCGGGATATGGTTGCCTGGGAAGCCGGAGATAACCGTTATTTCAATTTGTTGCCTCCGGGAGAAAAGGAGAACCTTATACTTTCGGGATTGCGCTTTGTCAATCCTTCCAGGCCTTGGAAAGGAGCTGGTGTGGCAATTCCGGTCTTTTCTTTACGTTCTGACGATAGTTTCGGAGTAGGAGAGTTCAGAGATCTGATGAAATTGGTAGACTGGGCCGTGGAGACCGGACAGAAGTTCGTCCAGATACTTCCTATAAACGATACAACCATGGCAGGGACATGGCAGGATTCCTACCCTTATAATGCCAACTCTACTTTTGCTTTACACCCGCAATATATACATTTGCAAGCTGTCGGATTGCTTTCCGATAAAGCGAAAATGATCCGTTACGAGAAACTCGGCAAAGAGCTGAATTCCTTAGAAGAAATAGACTACGAACGGGTAAATCGTGCCAAGTCGGAATATTTAAAGGATATATTCGTCGAGATAGGAGAATATACTTTGGCTCAGCCGTCTTTCCGGGATTTTTTTAAACGAAACCGTTCCTGGCTGGTTCCTTATGCGGCGTTCTGTAGTTTACGGGACAGATTCGGTACCAGTGATTTCAGTTGCTGGGGCGAATATGCTGTTTATGAAGAAAGTAAAATTATATCGTACACAGCATCCAATAGTCCGTATTATAAAGAAGTATCTTTAGTATATTTTATTCAATACCATTTACACTTACAAATGTCCGAAGTACGGAATTATGCCCGTCAGGAAGGAGTGGTGCTGAAAGGGGATATACCTATCGGCATTAGCCGCACGAGTGTGGACGCCTGGGTGAACCCCCGCTTGTTTCATTTGGATTCACAGGCCGGTGCGCCTCCGGATGATTTTTCGGTATCAGGCCAGAACTGGGGATTTCCAACCTATAATTGGGAGGAGATGGCACGGGACGGATATGAATGGTGGAAAGCAAGATTCCGAAAAATGGCGGAATATTTCGATGCATACCGTATCGACCATATTTTGGGATTCTTCAGGATATGGGAAATACCTTGCGATGCGGTACAAGGTTTGTTGGGGCATTTTAACCCCGCGTTGCCTTTTACCCCCTCCGACCTGCAGAATTATGGATTTGAATTCCATAAGGAGCGCCATGCTACGCCTTATATCTATGATTATTTTTTGGGGGATTTTTTCGGAGAATATACCGGTGAAGTGATTTCTTCTTATCTG
It contains:
- the gldB gene encoding gliding motility lipoprotein GldB, with translation MSKILYRKLKTGILTISIIFIATACKDSKRKIITTQILPIHIERFDRHLPEYVSSEDSVFRDNFRKKYSPFFSLYCQSILKLSPETAPGYLPGLKRFVSDTAVKVLYADCEDEYSDMSDLENNLSEAFGRYGAFFPEYKVPRILSHVSGLGVPVIIADSLISVSIDNYLGSDYRLYKGLFYDYELKSKIRRQIPLDIISAVIYTEEPFRKENATLLDHIVYEGAVIYLLEQIFPDKKEEDLLGFSQEQLDWCRKNESKIWNKMVSEKHLFSGDMLLQNKYLNPAPFTSPLTAESPGRTGRWIGYQLVKAYLRNVPEANITDIIRQDMANTVLKQSKYKG
- a CDS encoding YeiH family protein, with product MKPLLTFLQKNNRIIFIILLLLTLIPGVSPAVALFAGLAFALTAGQPFPKFSKKCSKYLLQISVVGLGFGMNLHESLKAGKEGMMFTIISVAMVMILGFLIGRKLQVNKKTSYLISSGTAICGGSAIAAVAPVLKADSNQMSVALGTVFILNAIALFIFPPIGHWLEMTQEQFGMWAAIAIHDTSSVVGAGAAYGSKALEIATLVKLTRALWIIPMAIITTFLFKEKSGKISIPWFIFFFVLAMVANTYLNIPESISSSIVWIAKKGLTVTLFLIGAGLSQTVIKQVGIKPMVQGIILWICIAIMSLLVILYL
- a CDS encoding MlaD family protein, with translation MKKLFTKEVVIALSVIVSVAILVTGINYLKGVNILKPTNYYNIQYHNVTGLTVSTPVLIDGFKVGLVREIVYDYEKPGNINVEIDLDKKLKIPEGSKAIIEVDMLGTASIVLKLNKYVSEYHKVGDYLEGEVNQGLMGKLQNDIIPQAANLLPKLDSILVCVQAIVSNPALGSSITRLDRMTAELESSSIQLSRMMKKDIPVILGNVSEISSNVNTLTGDLQELPLKSTMNSVNETAENLKFITGQLRATDNTVGLLINDRSLYDRLNSTVGNADSLLVDLRLHPKRYVHFSVFGRK
- a CDS encoding N-acetylmuramoyl-L-alanine amidase family protein translates to MNITKIIGKVAILTMIMICAFPAGYAKDFVLVIDAGHGGHDSGAIGAHAKEKNINLGVALKLGKMVKENIPGVKVVYTRKNDTFLTLQERADVANKAGGDLFISIHTNSVDRKSPNRKSVNGASTYTLGLHRTRENLEVAKRENSVILLEKDFSTRYEGFDPNSSESYIIFEFQQDKHMEQSVNFASDIQRQFRSVAGRADKGVRQAGFWVLAKTSMPSVLVELDFICNPKVENFLSSEEGQRKMAKSIYNAFVAFKSDYDRKQNSNRSKAENTRENLPVEQVVELPEEKNKNVSQKQVTDNEQKSAVNNTGKTVYKIQLLTSPKKLPLSSSHFKGLSSKSIDYYYENNLYKYTYGEFTSQAEIRREFSKIKKTFKDAFIVSFKDGKRVK
- a CDS encoding LysR family transcriptional regulator, which gives rise to MIDFRLKVFCSVARNLSFTKASKELFISQPAISKHIQELEAEYKIRLFERKGTHISLTADGELLLSHAEKILGQYRQLDFEMNLLSERHMGELRLGASTTIAQYVLPGYLASFIQKFKHIKLSLVNGNTREIEKALDEHRIDLGLVEGYSRQSHLHYTPFMKDELVLVTRTSGKLAELDEITLSELQKLPIVLREAGSGSLEVLENSLNEHHIKLSSLQIVMQLGSTESIKRFIENTDCLGIISIQAVMNELTTGKLRIIDIEDFSCERMFCFVQKQGEGNGLEKDFIRYVTKQF
- the dnaA gene encoding chromosomal replication initiator protein DnaA, translated to MSSDYVTLWDRCLSIIKDNVQEANFDKWFKPIVPLSLDNNVLNIQVPSYFFVERLEGAYLPLLKSTLCRVFGNGIKLRYTALVIEKPKATVTQDSTNHSIRIEQQRKKTDAQPSVTVADPFRQPEYCDLDPQLNPVYTFDSYYSGESNKLARTAAESIASDPGNTPFNPLFLFGESGVGKTHLIQAIGIKIKENNPRARVLYISSHLFLVQYTNAVRNNTVNDFINFYQSIDVLLMDDIQEFAGKQGTQNTFFHIFNHLHQNKKQLVLTSDRPPVELDGMLPRLLTRFKWGLTAKVERPDYELRRNILMNKVVHDGLAIPEPVIDYIARNVTDNVRDLEGIIVSLMAHATIFNREVDIDLADRVLSNSVKIEKKQITAESIKDTVCGYFNIEPRLLQAKSRKSEIVQARHISMFLAKKYTELSLACIGDVIGKRDHATVLHACKTIGERMAVDKSLKAALGEIEELLQK
- a CDS encoding shikimate dehydrogenase family protein; the encoded protein is MKQIYGLIGYPLIHSFSKSYFNEKFEMEKINAEYINFEIPRIEELKRIIDTNPGLAGMNVTIPYKEKVIAYMDEMDETAARIGAVNVIKFIRSKGRLTLKGYNSDVVGFTDSISPLLTPERNKALVLGTGGAAKAVFCGLESLKIEPTYVSRTATPGRLTYAELTPDIMDTHKIIINTTPVGMYPHEDNCPDIPYHLMNSQHLCYDLIYNPDETLFMKKAKQYGAEAKNGLEMLLLQAFAAWNIWNE